In one Zobellia galactanivorans genomic region, the following are encoded:
- the alr gene encoding alanine racemase gives MTKMGETVLEIDLSALEHNYRFLRSRLKDTTKFLGVVKAFAYGSDSVAIAKKLESLGADYLAVAYVKEGIVLREAGIRLPILVLHPLPVSFDRLLAYELEPNIYSVKILADFLQFAQKQGLKRYPIHVKFNTGLNRLGFSEAQVDELAHVLEGRDEVEVVSVLSHLAASEDLNEREFTEQQIASFERIAHALLPRLKRRPVLHLLNTSGIINYDRAQYDMVRSGIGLYGFGNEASIDRQLKPVATLKTVISQIHTIEKGQSIGYNRAYKADENVVTATLPIGHADGIGRQYGNGKAYVTINGHKAPIIGNVCMDMIMVDVSGIDCQEGDEVVVFGERPTAEEFAMGAKTISYEILTGISQRVERKIKN, from the coding sequence ATGACAAAAATGGGTGAAACGGTGTTGGAGATCGATCTTTCGGCGCTAGAACACAATTATAGGTTTTTAAGGTCGCGATTGAAGGATACGACCAAATTTTTAGGCGTTGTAAAAGCCTTTGCCTACGGAAGCGATTCGGTGGCCATCGCCAAAAAACTTGAAAGTCTGGGTGCCGATTATCTTGCGGTGGCCTATGTAAAGGAGGGAATCGTTTTAAGGGAGGCGGGCATACGGCTTCCGATATTGGTGCTACACCCATTACCGGTGAGTTTTGATAGACTCTTGGCCTATGAGCTTGAGCCCAACATCTATTCGGTAAAAATACTGGCCGATTTTCTACAGTTTGCCCAAAAACAAGGGTTAAAGCGGTATCCCATACATGTAAAATTCAATACAGGACTGAACAGATTGGGCTTTTCCGAAGCCCAGGTCGATGAATTGGCCCATGTCTTGGAGGGGCGAGATGAGGTAGAGGTAGTTTCGGTATTATCGCATTTAGCGGCCTCCGAAGATTTGAACGAGCGGGAGTTTACCGAACAGCAGATCGCTTCGTTTGAGCGTATTGCCCATGCACTTTTACCGAGGTTGAAAAGAAGGCCTGTACTGCATTTGTTGAATACTTCCGGCATAATCAATTATGATAGGGCACAGTATGACATGGTCCGTAGTGGAATCGGACTTTACGGTTTCGGGAACGAGGCCAGTATAGACAGGCAACTTAAGCCCGTAGCTACGCTAAAGACGGTTATTTCGCAAATCCATACGATTGAAAAGGGTCAAAGTATCGGTTACAATAGGGCGTATAAGGCTGATGAGAACGTGGTTACGGCCACTTTGCCCATTGGGCATGCCGATGGTATAGGAAGGCAATATGGCAATGGAAAGGCCTATGTAACGATCAATGGGCATAAAGCTCCCATTATCGGCAATGTCTGTATGGATATGATTATGGTAGATGTAAGTGGAATCGATTGCCAAGAAGGTGATGAGGTGGTGGTATTTGGGGAACGGCCTACGGCAGAGGAATTTGCCATGGGGGCCAAGACAATTTCCTATGAAATACTTACGGGCATTTCGCAGCGTGTGGAAAGAAAAATTAAAAATTAG